Proteins from one Gallus gallus isolate bGalGal1 chromosome 17, bGalGal1.mat.broiler.GRCg7b, whole genome shotgun sequence genomic window:
- the ATP6V1G1 gene encoding V-type proton ATPase subunit G 1, whose translation MASQSQGIQQLLQAEKRAAEKVAEARKRKNRRLKQAKEEAQAEIEQYRLQREKEFKAKEAAALGSHGSCTTEVEKETQEKMSVIQQNFQKNREVVLSQLLSLVCDIKPEIHVNYRING comes from the exons ATGGCGAGCCAGTCGCAAGgcatccagcagctgctgcaggccgAGAAGCGCGCTGCCGAGAAGGTGGCTGAGGCCCGCAAGC GAAAGAATCGGAGGCTGAAGCAGGCAAAAGAAGAAGCCCAGGCGGAGATTGAGCAGTACCGcctgcagagggagaaggaatTCAAAGCCAAGGAAGCAGCG GCACTTGGATCTCATGGCAGCTGTACTACTGAAGTTGAGAAGGAGACCCAGGAAAAGATGAGTGTAATCCAGCAGAACTTCCAGAAGAACCGTGAGGTGGTCCTCTCCCAGCTGTTGTCTCTAGTGTGTGACATCAAACCTGAAATCCACGTGAACTACCGCATCAATGGGTAG